The Nerophis ophidion isolate RoL-2023_Sa linkage group LG24, RoL_Noph_v1.0, whole genome shotgun sequence genome includes a region encoding these proteins:
- the psmc1b gene encoding proteasome 26S subunit, ATPase 1b yields MGQSQSGGHGPGGGKKDDKDKKKKYEPPIPTRVGKKKKKTKGPDAASKLPLVTPHTQCRLKLLKQERIKDYLLMEEEFIRNQEQMKPLEEKQEEERSKVDDLRGTPMSVGTLEEIIDDNHAIVSTSVGSEHYVSILSFVDKDLLEPGCSVLLNHKVHAVIGVLMDDTDPLVTVMKVEKAPQETYADIGGLDNQIQEIKESVELPLTHPEYYEEMGIKPPKGVILYGPPGTGKTLLAKAVANQTSATFLRVVGSELIQKYLGDGPKLVRELFRVAEEHAPSIVFIDEIDAIGTKRYDSNSGGEREIQRTMLELLNQLDGFDSRGDVKVIMATNRIETLDPALIRPGRIDRKIEFPLPDEKTKRRIFQIHTSRMTVADDVTLDDLILAKDDLSGADIKAICTEAGLMALRERRMKVTNEDFKKSKENVLYKKQEGTPEGLYL; encoded by the exons ATG GGTCAAAGCCAAAGTGGGGGCCACGGTCCAGGTGGAGGAAAGAAGGATGACAAG GATAAGAAAAAGAAATACGAACCCCCCATTCCCACCAGAGTtggcaagaagaagaagaagacaaaaggaCCAGATGCTGCCAGTAAACTACCCTTGG tCACCCCTCACACTCAATGCCGCCTGAAGCTACTGAAGCAGGAGCGCATcaaggactacctcctgatggAGGAGGAGTTTATCCGAAACCAGGAGCAGATGAAACCCCTGGAAGAAAAGCAGGAG GAGGAGAGGTCTAAGGTGGATGACTTGCGAGGCACACCCATGTCTGTGGGCACGCTTGAAGAGATCATCGATGACAACCACGCTATTGTGTCCACCTCGGTGGGGTCAGAGCATTATGTCAGCATCTTGTCCTTCGTCGATAAAGACCTGCTGGAGCCGGGCTGCTCAGTCCTGCTTAACCATAAA gtgcatgccGTTATCGGCGTGTTGATGGATGACACGGACCCCTTGGTGACTGTGATGAAAGTGGAAAAGGCCCCTCAGGAAACCTATGCTGACATTGGGGGTCTGGACAATCAAATCCAGGAGATAaag GAGTCCGTGGAGCTTCCTCTCACACATCCAGAGTATTATGAAGAGATGGGCATAAAGCCCCCCAAAGGTGTCATCCTATACGGACCACCTGGCACAG GTAAGACGCTGCTGGCCAAAGCCGTAGCCAATCAGACGTCTGCTACCTTCCTGCGTGTGGTGGGCTCCGAGCTCATCCAGAAGTACTTGGGGGATGGACCCAAGCTGGTGCGGGAGCTCTTCCGGGTGGCGGAAGAACACGCGCCCTCTATCGTCTTCATCGACGAGATCGACGCCATCGGGACTAAGAG GTACGACTCCAACTCCGGTGGCGAACGCGAGATTCAGAGGACCATGTTGGAGCTCCTCAACCAGCTGGACGGCTTCGACTCTAGGGGTGATGTGAAAGTCATCATGGCCACCAATCGGATAGAAACTTTGGACCCCGCCCTCATCAGACCAG GGAGAATTGATCGGAAAATTGAGTTCCCTTTGCCTGACGAGAAGACCAAAAGGAGAATCTTTCAGATTCATACAAGCCGCATGACAGTAGCTGATGATGTCACACTTGATGACCTCATTCTGGCCAAGGACGACCTATCAGGAGCAGACATTAAG GCCATCTGCACAGAAGCAGGCCTCATGGCTTTGCGAGAACGCCGCATGAAAGTCACCAACGAGGACTTCAAAAAGTCCAAGGAGAACGTCTTGTACAAGAAGCAGGAAGGCACACCCGAGGGTCTTTACCTCTAA